From Candidatus Nucleicultrix amoebiphila FS5, a single genomic window includes:
- the rpsK gene encoding 30S ribosomal protein S11, whose translation MVKPTTRLRRRERKNIVSGVAHVNATFNNTMVTISDAQGNAISWSSAGMMGFKGSRKSTPYAAQMAAEDAGRKAMDHGMKILEVEVSGPGSGRESALRALQGIGFTITAIRDVTPVPHNGCRPPNRRRV comes from the coding sequence ATGGTAAAGCCAACCACTCGTTTGCGCCGCCGCGAGAGAAAAAATATTGTCTCTGGTGTCGCACATGTTAATGCAACTTTTAACAATACCATGGTCACAATCTCTGATGCCCAGGGGAATGCAATTTCCTGGTCTTCAGCAGGGATGATGGGATTTAAAGGTTCAAGAAAATCAACGCCTTATGCAGCACAGATGGCTGCTGAAGATGCTGGTCGTAAAGCAATGGATCACGGTATGAAGATCCTTGAAGTTGAGGTCAGCGGTCCAGGGTCTGGACGAGAATCAGCATTGCGTGCTTTGCAAGGTATTGGTTTTACAATTACAGCAATTAGGGATGTGACGCCTGTGCCTCACAATGGTTGTCGTCCACCTAATCGTCGTCGCGTTTAA
- a CDS encoding replication-associated recombination protein A — MSKTDSLFGKLAPQPLADLLRPKTLEEIIGQGHLLNPDKPFRTMLERGETQSLIFWGPPGCGKTTLAQVIANYINMHFECVPATLGGVADLRVVFDNAKKRRSMGQGTLLFVDEIHRFNRAQQDVLLPHIEDGTIILVGATTENPSFELNAALLSRMQVLTLERLSLDDLKKLLKRAESLLGKTLPLDDEGRTVICHMADGDGRYLLNMAEILFNARSHTPLTYGEISEYLQKRTPIYDKRQDAHYNLISALHKSLRGSDVNAALYWLARMLAAGEEPLYILRRLVRFASEDIGLADPQALVQTIAAKDAYEFLGSPEGELAIVQAVVYLATSPKSNAAYIAQNKSLKVAKEAGSLMPPKHILNAPTKLMKDQGYGKNYLYDHNEAEGFSGQNYFPEKLPRIEFYQPIEIGFEREIKKRLDYWQKLREKKSI, encoded by the coding sequence TTGTCGAAAACGGATAGTTTATTTGGCAAATTGGCACCACAACCCCTTGCTGATCTTTTGCGTCCTAAAACGCTTGAGGAAATCATTGGGCAAGGTCACCTATTGAATCCTGATAAGCCATTTAGGACTATGTTAGAAAGAGGAGAAACTCAGTCTCTAATTTTTTGGGGGCCTCCTGGATGTGGAAAAACGACTCTGGCACAAGTTATTGCTAATTATATAAATATGCATTTTGAATGCGTGCCTGCGACCCTTGGAGGGGTGGCTGATTTAAGAGTGGTTTTTGACAACGCGAAAAAGCGTCGAAGTATGGGGCAAGGGACGCTCCTTTTTGTTGATGAAATTCATCGTTTTAATCGTGCTCAGCAGGATGTGCTTCTGCCCCATATCGAAGATGGTACCATTATCCTTGTAGGTGCAACGACTGAAAATCCATCTTTTGAACTTAATGCAGCTTTGCTTTCACGTATGCAAGTTTTGACTCTTGAAAGACTTTCTTTAGACGATTTGAAAAAACTTTTAAAGCGCGCTGAATCTCTGCTTGGAAAGACATTACCTTTAGATGATGAAGGTAGAACAGTCATTTGTCACATGGCAGATGGAGATGGTCGTTATTTGCTTAACATGGCTGAGATTCTTTTTAATGCTCGTTCTCACACTCCGTTAACCTATGGAGAAATTTCGGAATATTTGCAAAAACGCACACCCATTTACGATAAAAGACAAGATGCTCACTATAACTTAATTAGTGCTCTTCACAAATCGTTACGAGGCTCAGATGTGAACGCAGCTCTATACTGGCTAGCGCGAATGTTAGCTGCCGGAGAAGAGCCACTCTATATTCTGAGGCGTCTTGTGAGATTTGCTTCGGAAGATATTGGTCTTGCGGATCCTCAAGCATTAGTTCAAACGATTGCTGCAAAAGATGCTTACGAATTTTTGGGGTCACCGGAAGGCGAGCTGGCTATTGTTCAAGCCGTTGTATATTTAGCGACATCTCCTAAATCCAATGCGGCGTACATTGCGCAGAATAAATCTTTGAAGGTAGCAAAAGAAGCTGGATCATTGATGCCTCCTAAACATATTCTCAATGCACCTACAAAACTCATGAAAGATCAAGGGTATGGAAAGAATTACCTCTATGATCATAATGAGGCGGAAGGATTTTCTGGTCAGAATTATTTCCCTGAAAAGTTGCCAAGAATAGAATTTTATCAACCAATTGAAATTGGTTTTGAGAGGGAAATAAAGAAACGTCTAGATTATTGGCAAAAACTTCGTGAAAAAAAGAGCATATAG
- the rplO gene encoding 50S ribosomal protein L15: MKLNEIKDNPGARKGLMRVGRGIGSGKGKTCGRGVKGQKARTGVSINGFEGGQNPLYRRLPKRGFNNFNFTRTIATINIDELQMAVDSGKLDPKKPVNYQILVEKNLVDKHAEGVKVLGRGELKVALDIEALNASKTAQAAIEKAKGKLTLLESKQ, translated from the coding sequence ATGAAATTGAATGAGATAAAAGATAATCCAGGTGCACGTAAAGGACTCATGAGAGTGGGTCGTGGTATTGGTTCTGGTAAAGGTAAAACCTGTGGTCGTGGCGTTAAAGGACAAAAAGCACGTACAGGTGTATCAATCAATGGGTTTGAAGGTGGACAAAATCCACTCTATCGCCGTTTGCCAAAACGCGGATTTAACAATTTTAACTTTACACGAACAATTGCAACTATCAATATTGATGAGTTACAGATGGCTGTTGATTCAGGGAAGCTTGATCCTAAAAAGCCTGTTAACTATCAAATACTTGTTGAGAAAAACCTGGTCGATAAGCATGCGGAAGGTGTTAAGGTGTTAGGTAGGGGAGAACTAAAAGTTGCTCTTGACATCGAGGCGCTGAATGCTTCAAAAACAGCACAAGCTGCAATTGAAAAAGCTAAGGGGAAGCTCACTCTACTTGAGTCAAAACAATAA
- the secY gene encoding preprotein translocase subunit SecY, giving the protein MVSSAEQLAANFSFSSFSKADDLKKRLWFTLFALIIYRIGTYLPLPGIDAELMRHIAQQNAGGILGIFDKFSGGALGRMTIFALGVMPYISSSIIVQLLTSVSPQLEALKKEGESGRKKLNQYTRYGTVLLAFVQGWGIAAGLESMPQSPVIDPGFFFRFSAVISLLGGTLFLMWLGEQITSRGVGNGISLLIFSGIVANIPHALATTLELGRTGALSSFFIFIILLLVIGLVAFIVFMERAQRRILIQYPKRQVGSRMYGGQSSHLPLKINSSGVIPPIFASSILLLPVTMARFSASNSEGILSNILYYMSPGKPLYMGIFVALIVFFAFFYTAVVFNPVETAENLKKNGAIVPGYRPGQMTADHLDFVLTRLTVVGAIYLSFICVLPEVLISKYSLPFYLGGTSLLIVVSVSIDTVAQIQSHLLAHQYEGLIRKANFMNKDRKK; this is encoded by the coding sequence ATGGTTTCATCTGCCGAACAACTGGCGGCAAATTTTAGTTTCTCGTCATTTTCCAAAGCCGATGATTTAAAAAAGCGGCTTTGGTTTACATTATTTGCTCTTATCATTTATCGTATTGGAACGTATCTTCCCTTACCGGGAATTGATGCAGAACTTATGCGTCATATTGCACAACAAAATGCAGGAGGTATATTGGGGATTTTTGATAAATTCTCAGGAGGCGCCTTAGGACGTATGACTATTTTTGCGCTTGGTGTTATGCCGTACATTTCCTCGAGCATTATCGTCCAGCTTTTAACCTCTGTATCTCCTCAACTTGAGGCTTTAAAGAAAGAAGGTGAATCTGGTCGCAAAAAGCTTAACCAATATACACGTTATGGAACGGTTCTCTTGGCTTTTGTGCAGGGGTGGGGTATTGCTGCTGGTCTTGAGTCTATGCCGCAATCACCAGTTATTGATCCTGGCTTTTTCTTTCGATTTTCTGCAGTTATAAGCTTATTGGGTGGAACACTTTTCTTAATGTGGTTAGGTGAGCAGATCACATCACGAGGAGTAGGAAATGGTATCTCTTTATTAATCTTCTCTGGTATCGTGGCAAATATCCCTCATGCATTAGCAACAACTTTGGAGCTTGGAAGAACGGGTGCTCTCTCGTCTTTCTTTATATTTATCATTCTTTTACTGGTTATTGGATTAGTGGCATTTATCGTTTTTATGGAACGTGCCCAAAGAAGAATTTTGATTCAATATCCAAAGCGACAAGTTGGATCTCGTATGTATGGTGGGCAAAGTTCACACTTGCCTTTAAAAATTAACAGTTCGGGAGTTATTCCCCCAATTTTTGCAAGCTCTATATTGTTGTTGCCTGTGACGATGGCGCGCTTCTCTGCTTCAAATTCAGAAGGTATTCTGTCAAATATTTTATATTACATGAGTCCTGGTAAACCTTTGTATATGGGCATTTTTGTAGCTTTAATCGTATTCTTTGCTTTCTTTTATACCGCTGTCGTTTTCAACCCCGTTGAGACTGCAGAAAACTTGAAAAAGAATGGAGCAATTGTACCAGGATACCGTCCAGGCCAAATGACAGCTGATCACTTGGATTTTGTGTTGACTCGTTTGACGGTAGTTGGCGCAATTTATCTTTCTTTTATCTGTGTTCTGCCTGAAGTACTGATATCGAAATACTCTTTGCCATTTTATCTTGGTGGTACAAGTTTATTGATCGTTGTCAGCGTATCCATCGATACTGTTGCACAGATACAATCTCATCTTTTGGCTCATCAATACGAAGGCCTTATCCGTAAAGCTAATTTTATGAATAAGGATCGCAAGAAATGA
- a CDS encoding gluzincin family metallopeptidase: protein MLHLTYFEKFKKPISLAFAASLLISFNAIASNLQKSDEFVDLGKGTKVRIVEQDATVTETLSKVSYIPKKVSEGPTDSDMTVVQNPAKPGKDGHFVDGPYTIDELDSIQTYAIVESVYRMTRGDLEVLKTKFPTTSSITKAVKTWDGRQYGILKISPNAGEDENAYYSREGTDRVLNFFHYTGTDKKEGRTCRSSDVVAHEAGHSMLDIFHPEYFDVDSPHTGGFHEAFGDLTAIFWTLSEFDQCKAVILDTGGDLHQPNFVSELAEQFGQTIGVGSSLRNADDDLAITQVENEVHELSRVFTGAIYDVLVDGFQANYTVSKTMKTPELILFETSQYLRQLFMESVLRLKTKAPTFSDFAYGLFDTANKRKVTPVFELDKIDWSSSILKQFERRKIRVKAGSTKMNFMGEAAVAKKGACGVACGRNAKKK, encoded by the coding sequence ATGTTACATCTAACCTACTTTGAAAAATTTAAAAAGCCTATAAGCTTAGCTTTTGCAGCGAGCTTATTAATTTCATTTAACGCAATTGCTTCAAATCTACAAAAAAGCGATGAATTTGTAGACCTTGGTAAAGGCACGAAAGTAAGAATTGTAGAACAAGATGCTACTGTAACAGAAACACTTTCTAAAGTTTCGTATATTCCAAAGAAAGTTTCAGAGGGTCCGACAGATAGCGATATGACTGTGGTTCAAAACCCTGCAAAACCCGGTAAGGATGGACACTTTGTCGATGGTCCCTATACTATCGATGAATTAGATAGTATTCAAACATATGCTATTGTTGAAAGCGTCTACAGAATGACAAGGGGCGATCTAGAAGTCTTGAAAACTAAGTTCCCAACTACTAGTTCTATAACTAAGGCTGTTAAAACTTGGGATGGCAGACAATACGGTATCCTTAAAATTAGCCCAAATGCGGGTGAAGATGAAAATGCCTACTATTCACGAGAAGGCACTGATCGTGTTCTTAATTTTTTCCACTATACTGGTACCGACAAAAAAGAAGGTCGAACATGTCGTTCCTCAGATGTAGTCGCTCATGAAGCTGGACATTCCATGCTTGACATCTTTCATCCCGAATATTTTGATGTTGATTCCCCCCATACTGGTGGATTCCATGAAGCCTTTGGTGATCTAACAGCGATATTCTGGACTTTATCAGAATTTGATCAATGCAAAGCTGTTATTCTTGATACTGGCGGCGATCTGCATCAACCAAACTTCGTATCAGAATTAGCTGAACAATTTGGCCAAACAATTGGTGTAGGTTCTTCATTGCGCAATGCTGATGATGATCTAGCAATTACGCAAGTTGAAAATGAAGTTCATGAACTTTCAAGAGTCTTTACTGGAGCAATATACGATGTGCTCGTAGATGGATTTCAAGCAAACTATACTGTCAGTAAAACCATGAAAACTCCTGAACTGATTTTATTTGAAACCAGTCAATATCTAAGGCAGCTTTTTATGGAGTCAGTCTTAAGGTTAAAAACTAAAGCTCCTACGTTCTCTGATTTTGCTTATGGATTATTTGATACAGCGAATAAGCGTAAGGTAACACCTGTATTTGAACTCGATAAGATCGACTGGTCTTCTTCAATTCTAAAACAATTTGAAAGACGTAAAATTCGCGTTAAAGCGGGATCAACTAAAATGAATTTTATGGGTGAAGCCGCAGTTGCTAAAAAAGGTGCATGTGGTGTTGCTTGTGGAAGAAATGCAAAAAAGAAATAA
- a CDS encoding DNA-directed RNA polymerase subunit alpha, with amino-acid sequence MIQKNWQSLIKPYKLNVKTDLDPSRRATVVAEPLERGFGVTLGTAIRRVLLSSLQGSAVTGVQIEGVQHEFSSIPGVIEDVPEIILNLKTLAVRKHGEGPRKVSLKANKAGPVTAGMIQTTSEVEVLDPDLVICSLDQGGSIHMEITIDSGKGYVPSSQSRSDDHPIGYIAVDAIYSPVLKVSFKVENTRVGQRTDFDKLILDIETNGSVKPEDAVALSARILQDQLKQFITFEEPEIREETEKKSDLPFNRNLLRKVEELELSVRSANCLKNENIVYIGDLVQKSESDLLRTPNFGRKSLNEIKEVLAQMGIELGMHVEGWPPENIEELAKKIDEPY; translated from the coding sequence GTGATACAGAAGAATTGGCAATCTTTGATTAAGCCCTATAAGCTTAATGTCAAAACTGATCTTGATCCAAGCCGTCGGGCTACAGTTGTAGCTGAGCCCTTAGAGCGTGGTTTTGGTGTAACCCTTGGCACGGCAATTCGTCGTGTTCTGTTATCTTCGCTGCAAGGTTCAGCGGTGACAGGTGTGCAAATTGAGGGGGTACAGCATGAATTTTCTTCGATCCCAGGTGTGATTGAAGATGTTCCTGAAATTATTTTGAACCTTAAAACTCTTGCAGTCCGCAAACATGGCGAAGGACCTCGCAAGGTTAGCTTAAAGGCGAATAAGGCAGGTCCTGTAACGGCTGGTATGATTCAGACAACTTCTGAAGTTGAAGTCTTGGATCCTGATTTGGTTATTTGTAGCCTTGATCAAGGTGGTAGTATTCATATGGAAATTACGATTGATTCAGGTAAGGGTTATGTACCATCTAGCCAATCACGCAGTGATGATCATCCTATTGGATACATTGCAGTTGATGCAATTTATAGTCCAGTTTTGAAGGTATCCTTTAAAGTTGAGAATACACGTGTTGGTCAAAGGACAGACTTTGATAAACTGATTCTTGATATTGAAACCAATGGTTCAGTAAAACCAGAGGATGCAGTAGCATTATCTGCTCGTATTCTTCAGGATCAACTTAAGCAATTTATTACTTTTGAAGAGCCAGAAATACGAGAAGAGACAGAGAAAAAATCTGATCTACCTTTCAACCGTAATCTTCTTCGTAAGGTTGAGGAACTTGAGCTTTCAGTGCGTTCGGCAAATTGCTTAAAGAATGAAAACATTGTTTATATTGGTGATCTTGTTCAAAAGTCAGAATCTGATCTACTCAGAACACCAAACTTTGGTCGTAAGTCTTTGAATGAAATCAAAGAAGTTTTAGCTCAAATGGGCATTGAACTTGGTATGCATGTTGAAGGGTGGCCACCTGAAAACATTGAAGAGCTTGCCAAAAAAATTGATGAGCCTTATTAA
- the rplQ gene encoding 50S ribosomal protein L17, translating into MRHGHRGRKFGRKRSQRKALLTGLASSLVRYEQIRTTLAKAKDIRPIVEKLVTVGKKGDLAATRRAFSILRDNELVKKLSILGDRYKTRHGGYTRIMKAGFRYGDMAPMAIIEFIDRDPNAKPKKPAEATDSGADEATTKSVEAAAS; encoded by the coding sequence ATGCGTCATGGTCATCGAGGAAGGAAATTTGGTCGTAAAAGAAGCCAAAGAAAAGCTTTGCTAACAGGATTAGCAAGTTCTTTGGTTCGATACGAGCAAATTAGAACAACCCTCGCAAAGGCAAAAGATATACGTCCAATTGTTGAAAAGCTTGTCACTGTAGGCAAAAAAGGTGACCTCGCAGCTACGCGTCGTGCTTTCAGTATTCTACGAGATAATGAGTTGGTAAAAAAGTTATCAATTTTAGGTGATCGTTATAAAACACGACACGGTGGTTATACACGAATCATGAAAGCTGGTTTTAGATATGGTGATATGGCGCCAATGGCTATTATCGAGTTTATTGATCGTGACCCTAATGCAAAACCAAAGAAACCAGCTGAGGCAACAGACAGTGGTGCTGACGAAGCAACAACAAAGTCTGTGGAAGCAGCAGCGAGTTAA
- the rpmD gene encoding 50S ribosomal protein L30 encodes MNKNSGKKVKVTQVVSAIRRREDQTSTLKGLGLKKLHQSRVLEDTPSVRGMIEKIKHLLKIEEVK; translated from the coding sequence ATGAATAAGAATTCAGGTAAAAAAGTTAAAGTAACGCAAGTTGTTAGTGCGATTCGACGTAGAGAAGATCAAACGTCGACCTTAAAAGGATTGGGTTTAAAGAAGCTTCATCAAAGTCGTGTGCTTGAAGATACTCCTTCAGTGCGTGGGATGATAGAAAAGATAAAGCATCTTTTGAAAATTGAAGAAGTAAAGTAG
- a CDS encoding adenylate kinase produces the protein MILILLGPPGAGKGTQARRLQEEFHLKQIATGDLVREEIASGSDLGKRIKAIIDRGEYPDDQIFIDMFRREMSKPAKGFICDGFPRTINQAQVLDDFLTEIKKPLTAVIEMDVDQELLIKRLSGRFNCKECKASYNDYFSPTLKEGVCDICGSTEFFRRSDDNPEAVKRRFEVYREQTSQLVDFYQAKGLLYRVNGNNAPDEVHAEIVRLIHKLTSSEVSIKLSSS, from the coding sequence ATGATCTTGATTCTTCTTGGTCCTCCAGGTGCTGGTAAAGGAACCCAAGCCCGTAGGCTTCAAGAAGAATTTCATTTAAAGCAAATAGCAACAGGTGATTTAGTGCGAGAAGAGATCGCTTCTGGAAGTGATCTTGGGAAGCGCATTAAGGCTATCATTGATCGTGGTGAATATCCTGATGATCAGATTTTTATTGATATGTTCCGGAGAGAGATGTCAAAACCCGCAAAAGGTTTTATCTGTGATGGGTTCCCTCGAACCATTAATCAAGCACAAGTGTTGGATGATTTTCTTACTGAAATTAAAAAGCCTTTGACTGCAGTGATAGAGATGGATGTTGATCAAGAACTTTTGATCAAACGTTTGTCTGGGCGTTTTAATTGTAAAGAATGCAAGGCTTCGTATAACGATTATTTTTCGCCGACATTAAAAGAAGGTGTATGTGACATATGTGGGAGTACTGAGTTTTTTAGACGCTCAGATGATAATCCTGAAGCAGTTAAAAGACGTTTTGAAGTGTATCGTGAACAGACATCTCAGTTAGTTGATTTTTATCAAGCAAAAGGATTGTTGTACCGTGTGAATGGAAATAATGCTCCTGATGAAGTGCATGCGGAAATTGTAAGGCTTATCCATAAGCTTACGTCAAGTGAAGTCTCCATTAAATTAAGCTCTTCTTAA
- the rpsM gene encoding 30S ribosomal protein S13, whose translation MARIAGVNLPTQKRVVIALRYIYGIGPSNSKEICDEVGIPAECRIHQLTDDQILKIRECIDKKIKVEGDLRRDVAMNIKRLVDLGCYRGLRHRKGLPVHGQRTHTNARTRKGKAVAIAGKKK comes from the coding sequence GTGGCGCGTATAGCTGGTGTCAACCTACCGACTCAAAAGCGTGTGGTGATAGCCCTCAGATATATTTATGGTATTGGTCCATCGAATTCCAAGGAAATCTGTGATGAAGTAGGCATTCCTGCAGAATGTCGAATCCATCAACTGACCGATGATCAGATTTTGAAAATTCGTGAGTGCATAGATAAAAAAATCAAGGTAGAAGGTGATTTACGTCGTGATGTAGCGATGAATATAAAGCGCCTTGTTGATCTTGGTTGTTATCGTGGGTTGCGTCATCGTAAAGGTCTCCCAGTTCATGGGCAAAGGACTCATACGAACGCGCGCACTCGCAAAGGCAAAGCAGTCGCTATTGCTGGCAAGAAAAAGTAA
- a CDS encoding LysR family transcriptional regulator encodes MRSKLNIDKLRTFYLIVKQGSVKQAAEYQGMSISGLTRQIAALEEEIGHKLFRNVHQRLVLTPKGELLYERVGKILSEIDSAVKYLDEDDSEVNGNLTLSTTNSISVLWLMDDLADFLKAHPQLKLTVLGSDFAHDLSIREADVAIRPYISDLAGLCQDYLLTYRLNLYASEFYIKQFGLPKNIQELEKHQLVGYTNNEQNNFCNFNWHLKLLKNKVKPYISINTGAGILRAVENGLGIGPISQQGEKNSRVPLVRVLPDIQGSDVDIYFSYPEDLMFSRRVLALKDYLQKRFQKQEFLKTRKAG; translated from the coding sequence ATGAGATCAAAACTTAATATAGATAAACTCAGGACATTCTATCTTATTGTTAAGCAAGGGTCAGTAAAGCAAGCTGCTGAATATCAAGGAATGTCAATTTCGGGTCTAACGCGTCAAATTGCTGCTTTAGAAGAAGAAATAGGACATAAACTTTTTCGTAATGTTCATCAAAGGTTGGTGCTTACGCCTAAAGGTGAGCTGCTATATGAACGTGTGGGAAAAATTTTGAGTGAGATTGATTCTGCTGTAAAGTATCTCGATGAAGATGATTCAGAAGTCAATGGCAATCTTACACTGTCCACAACTAATTCTATCTCTGTATTGTGGTTGATGGATGATTTAGCTGATTTTCTTAAAGCGCATCCTCAGCTAAAACTCACTGTCCTAGGCAGTGATTTTGCTCATGACTTGTCAATTAGGGAAGCGGATGTTGCTATTAGACCTTATATTTCTGACTTGGCTGGATTATGCCAAGACTATCTATTGACTTATCGTTTAAATTTATATGCTTCTGAATTTTATATAAAGCAGTTTGGACTACCAAAGAATATTCAAGAACTCGAAAAACACCAACTTGTTGGTTATACGAACAACGAACAAAATAACTTTTGCAATTTTAACTGGCATCTGAAGCTTTTGAAAAATAAAGTGAAACCCTACATTTCAATTAATACAGGCGCTGGAATTTTACGTGCTGTTGAGAATGGTCTTGGAATAGGGCCAATTTCACAACAAGGTGAAAAAAATAGTCGAGTTCCTTTGGTACGTGTATTGCCAGATATACAAGGGTCGGATGTTGATATTTACTTCTCATATCCTGAAGATCTAATGTTTTCGAGACGTGTTCTGGCTTTAAAGGACTATCTTCAAAAACGTTTTCAAAAGCAAGAATTTTTGAAAACAAGAAAAGCAGGATAA
- a CDS encoding Do family serine endopeptidase has translation MRIQRLFLIISAFLLMKTEGFAENKVLAEKEVIKEISSEKVLPPSRDQLQMSFSPVVKKVTPAVVNIYAAKMVRSRTSPFLEDPIFRHFFGDIIPEEQPHARIQKSLGSGVIVRNDGLVITNLHVVNEAEEVKVVLNDGREFEADIIVKDQRTDVAALKLRRKDKKELPHLDIRDADELEVGDVVLAVGNPFGLGQTVTMGIVSGLARTQVGIDDFRSLIQTDAAINPGNSGGPLVTLDGKVVGINTAIFSNSGGSIGIGFAIPSNLLVPIIASADHGGKIKRVWAGITMQNVDQEIAKALGLEKISGIIVKAVFDNSPAKKAGIEVGDLILELNGHEVKNETAFRFRIASIKEGSSVKVKLQRKGIVLEKDLILETPPDFDGNKQVRLVGRHPLSGAVVIGLSPAVASELGMGFGGGGVVILSVTAGSPASFAGFMPGDVVLKINDAEIKTVGDIEQNLKRSKRGWIIVSRRGESVRRLIVENG, from the coding sequence ATGAGAATTCAAAGACTGTTTCTGATTATTAGCGCTTTCTTATTAATGAAGACAGAAGGTTTTGCTGAGAACAAGGTTTTGGCAGAGAAAGAAGTCATAAAAGAAATTTCCTCTGAAAAAGTTTTGCCTCCATCTAGAGATCAGTTGCAAATGTCTTTTTCTCCTGTTGTAAAAAAGGTGACGCCTGCTGTTGTGAATATTTATGCAGCTAAAATGGTGCGTTCACGAACATCACCTTTTCTAGAAGATCCTATATTTAGACATTTTTTTGGGGACATCATCCCTGAAGAGCAACCCCATGCGCGCATTCAAAAATCTCTAGGTTCAGGTGTTATCGTTCGTAATGATGGCTTGGTGATTACGAATTTACATGTGGTCAATGAAGCAGAGGAAGTCAAAGTTGTATTGAATGATGGTCGTGAGTTTGAAGCAGATATTATCGTTAAAGACCAGAGGACGGATGTTGCAGCTTTAAAATTGCGGAGGAAAGATAAAAAAGAATTGCCACATTTGGACATTAGAGATGCGGATGAGCTTGAAGTGGGAGATGTTGTCCTTGCTGTGGGGAATCCTTTTGGTCTTGGACAAACTGTCACCATGGGGATTGTGTCAGGGTTAGCGAGAACACAAGTGGGGATAGATGATTTTCGTTCTCTGATTCAAACTGATGCAGCGATTAATCCAGGAAACTCAGGGGGTCCTTTAGTGACTTTAGATGGAAAGGTTGTGGGGATTAATACGGCTATTTTCTCTAACTCAGGAGGATCAATTGGCATAGGCTTTGCCATTCCATCTAATTTGTTAGTTCCTATTATTGCAAGCGCAGATCATGGTGGAAAGATAAAGCGTGTTTGGGCAGGCATAACGATGCAAAACGTTGATCAAGAGATTGCAAAAGCGCTCGGTCTTGAAAAAATTTCAGGAATTATTGTGAAAGCAGTGTTTGATAATAGCCCTGCAAAAAAAGCTGGTATAGAAGTGGGCGATTTAATCCTTGAACTGAATGGTCATGAAGTTAAGAATGAAACAGCTTTTCGTTTTCGTATAGCCTCTATTAAGGAGGGTTCGAGCGTAAAAGTTAAACTGCAACGTAAGGGGATCGTTTTAGAAAAAGATTTAATTCTTGAAACTCCTCCAGATTTTGACGGGAATAAGCAAGTGCGTCTTGTTGGTCGTCATCCTCTTTCAGGGGCAGTAGTCATAGGACTTTCACCAGCTGTTGCGAGTGAGCTTGGAATGGGGTTTGGTGGTGGAGGCGTAGTAATTCTTTCAGTAACTGCGGGCTCGCCTGCAAGCTTTGCAGGTTTTATGCCTGGAGATGTAGTTCTTAAAATTAATGATGCTGAAATAAAAACCGTTGGGGATATTGAACAAAACTTGAAACGTTCTAAACGTGGATGGATTATTGTTTCTCGACGTGGCGAGAGTGTACGGAGGTTAATTGTCGAAAACGGATAG